The window CGCCAACATCGCCGGATTCATGAAGGTCGCCAAGTCGATGGTCGAGCAGGGCATCCTGTAAGTTCCGGCACGCTCCGGCGACGACGAAAAGCGCGGACCTCATTCGGGGTCCGCGCTTCGCGTTTCAGAAGGCCGCGCTGATGCCGATGCCGAAGGTCAGGCGGTGGATTCGCTGCCGCGAAGCGCCCGTCAGGGGCGGCGCAACGTCATAGTCGGTCGAGAAGCGCACCCCGAGATTCTGAGAGGCGAGATAAGTCGTGGAGAGGCCCGTTCCGAACGAAAAGCCGCTGCGCCCCTCCAAGCACCGGATGTCCGTGTCGCAGGATTTGTAAATCTCGCAGCCGGCAAGCAGTTTCGCGCCGACCAGCCACCGCATCGAAAACGGATAGGAGAAATAGGGCCCCGCATAGACCGAAGCGCACTCCAGATCGTCGTTCTGCGCAACGCCGTTGACCTTCACCCGCAGGTTGGCGCACGACATGCGGCCGCCGAAGCCCCAGTAGGGCGAGGCGAACCAGGCTCCCTGAATCTGAACGGAAGGTCCCGCAAGCAGCTGCACCCGCATGCCGGGATACGGATCGTAGGTCCCCGGCACGGTCGTCAGTCCGAGGCCGAAGCCCAGAAACGACGGGCGGCGGTAGCGGTCGTAGACCGAATAGGTTTCCGATACGAGCAGCCCTTTGTCCTTGAAAATCAGGTCGGCGAGGAAATAGCCCAGCTCCGTGGCCAGGATGCCGATCCCGGCGCCGACCATGATGTCGCTCATCCAGTGGCGGTTGTTCAGCTGGCGCGTGACGCCCGTGACCGTAGCCACGGTATAGCCGCCGATGCTGTACCACGGGCTGCGGTGGCCGTACTCCTTGTGGAGCATCGTGGCGGTCATGAAGGCCGTGGCCGTATGTCCCGAGGGAAAGGAGTTGCGCGACGAGCCGTCGGGACGCATCACCCGGCAGGAGTATTTCAGCGAATTGACGCCGATGGCCATCAGCCCCGCCGAAAAGGCGTCGGAGACCAGCATCCGGCCCCACGAACTGCGCCCCTTGACGCCGAAAGCCTTCATGCCGACCATCACCCCGGCCGGAGCGTACTGGAGATAATCGTCGTAGTCGTGGTGGAACGAACGGCTGTACCCGTTGCGCAGCCGCCGGAAATCGGAATCATAAGCCTGCATGACCACACCGCCCACGATGAGCGGCGTGCCGATGAAGAGCATGCGGTAGGCTTTCGTCGAAGTGTGGCGGTCGATGCGCCGGCGGAACTCCCCGCCCGCGCTCAGATCGACACTGTCCGGCAACTGCGCCCATGCTCCCAAGCTCGCGAACGAGAAGAGGCAGACGACGGCGAAGCGTTTGAACATAACTATCTTTACTGTCTTTTTCGGCGAATGGCGCGGACCGCCTCGCCGCCGACGGCCAGCAGCGAGGTGAAACCGATGACGGAGGCCCACTCGCGGCCCGTGAGCGGCACGGTGCGGAACACCTCGCCGCCGAACTCCACGATCAGCACCTGTCCGATGCCGATGGCCGCGAGGATCAGGAAGAATTCGCGGCACCCCTTCAGGCAGGTGAACACCGAATGACGCGTTTCGAAGCCCTTGGCGTTGAACATGTTCCAGAATTGCAGGAAGACGAAGGTCGAGAAGAACAGCGTCAGCTGCTCCACGGAGAGTCCGCCCTCGGAGACCGTCCACCAGAAGAGCATCCCCAACAAGACCGCGACCATGACCATTCCGCAGGTGAAGATGGTGCGGGCCATAGCGCGCGTGATGATGAATTCGTCCCTCGGGCGCGGCTTGTCGCGCATCACCTCGGCGCTGGGCGGCAGCGAAGCCATCGCCATCGCCGCGAAGGTGTCCATGATGATGTTGACCCAGAGGATCTGCACCACCGTCAGCGGCATTTCGGTGCCGAACACGGCGCCGACGAAGCAGATGACGATGGCCGCGAAGTTGATCGTCAGCTGGAACAGCACGAACCGCTGGATATTGCGGTAGAGCGAGCGGCCCCACATCACGGCCGTGGCGATCGAGGCGAACGAGTCGTCGAGCAGCGTGATGTCCGAAGCGTCCTTCGCCACGGAGGTTCCCGAGCCCATCGAGAGGCCCACGTTGGCGAAATTCAGCGCCGGGGCGTCGTTCGTGCCGTCGCCCGTGACGGCCACCACCTCGCCCCGCTGCTGCAACAGCCGCACGAGACGCTGCTTGTCGAGCGGCCGGGCGCGGGACATGATCTTCAGCTCCTGCACACGCTCCAACAACTCCTCGTCGCTCAGGGCGGCGAAATCCGTACCGGTGATATGATTGCGGTCGCCGTCCTCGGCGTCGTTCCACAGCCCGATCTGACGGGCGATCTCACGCGCCGTGGCCGGCGTGTCGCCCGTGACGATCTTGATGCCTATGCCGGCCCCGAGGCAGCGGGCGACCGCCGCGGGAACGTCCTCGCGGACCGGGTCGGAGATGGCCGCGACGGCCGCAAAATGCAGTCCGCCGGCCCCGACAGCCTCCAGACAGTCGTCCGAAGCGGTCTCGGCCCACGCCACGGCCAGCGTGCGCATGGCGCGGCTCTGGAAGCCCAGCAGCTGTTCGGCGACCTGCGCGTCCTTGCCGTCCGGAAGGCACATCGTGCGCACGATCTCCGGCGCACCCTTCACGCAGAGGATGCGGCGGCCCGAGACGGCGCTTTCGATGATCGTCGCCATGTATTTGCGCTCGGTCGAGAAGGTCAGCCGATCGACGATCTTCGCTTCGGCCCGCAGGGGCTCGTAATCGGTCCCGCGGCTGCGCATCCATTCGAGCAGGGCCCCTTCCGTGGGGTTGCCGATGATGTGCCCTTCGGCATCGAGGAACGCCGTGGTGTTCAGCGCCACGACCTCGGCGAAATCCCGCTCGGGAAGCGCGTCGTAGCGCACCAGCTCCTGCACGTGCATGCGGTTCTGGGTGAGCGTGCCGGTCTTGTCGGTGCAGATGACCGTCACGGCGCCCATCGTCTCGCAGGCGTGCATCTTGCGCACGAGGTTGTTGGTTTTCAGCATCCGCCGCATGGACATCGCCAGCGACAGCGTGATCGACATCGGGAGCCCCTCGGGAACGGCCATGACGATGATCGCCACCGAGACCATGAAGATCTGCAACACATGCTGGGAGATCGTCAGCCAGTCGCCGTCGAGCAGTCCGCCCACGAAGATCGCCTTTGCGAGCATCACGCAGAAGATCAGCGCCGAAAGCAGGATGCCCAAACGTCCGATCAGACGCGAAAGGCGCGTCAGCTGACGGTCGAGCGGCGTCTGTTCCTCGCTCTGCACGGTGGCCTGCTCCGTCACCCGCCCGGCCTCCGTCGCGTCGCCCACGGCCGTGACGACCATCACGCCGTAACCGTCCGCCACGGTCGTGCCCCGCAGCACGGCGTTCGACGGATAGGTCGCATCGGGGTCGAAATCGGCCTCGCTGACGGTCTTGTCCACCTCGGGTTCGCCCGTGAGGGTCGATTCGTTGATCTTCAGCGACACGGCCTCGACCAGTTCGCCGTCGGCGGGGATCGTCTCGCCGCCCTCGATATAGACCACGTCGCCCGCGACGACCTCGCGTCGGGGAATCTCGCGGATCGTGCCCTCGCGCATCACCTTGACGGGGATGTCGTCGTTGACCTGATTCAGCCGCCGGAAGCGACGCTGGGCGTCCCACTCGAACCAGAAGCCGACGCACGTGGCGAGGATGATGGCGCAGATGATGCCCACGGATTCGGTGAAATCCTTATGGATGAATCCGATGGCCAGCGACAGCACCGCCGCCAGCAGCAGGATGCGGATGATCGGATCGCGGAATTTTTCGAGCAACAGTCGCCACACCGAATCGTCTTTCGGCGGGGTGATAACGTTGTCGCCGTGCCGGCGCCGGCTTTCGGCGACTTCCTGCGGGGAGAGTCCCCGGGGATCGAAGGATATCATGGCATTGTCAAAATTTGGTCAGGGAAAACTGCCGCGTCGAGGCGTCGAGCCGCACGGCGATGAACAACAGGATCGTAAAGGCGATGAGCGACGAACCTCCGTAGCTCATGAAGGGCAGCGGAATGCCCATGACGGGCATCAGTCCGATGGTCATGCCCACGTTGACCAGCACGTGGAACAGCAGGATCGCCGCCACGCAGTAGCAATAGATGCGGCCGAAAGGCTCCTGCTGCCGCTCGCCCATGCGCATCAGGCGCAGGATGAGGATGCACAGCAGCGACAGCACCACGACCGCGCCCAGAAAACCCCACTCCTCGCCCACGGTGCAGAAGATGAAGTCGGTGTGCCGCTCGGGCACGAATCCGTATTTGATCTGGGTGCCCTCCAGGAAGCCCTTGCCCCAGAAGTTGCCCGAACCGATGGCGATCTTGGCCTGGTTGACGTTGTAGTCGGAGCCCAGCGGATCGCTGATGATGCCCAGGAAACTCAGAATGCGGTCCCGCTGGTGCTGTTTGAGGATCGAATTGAAGATGTAGTCGGTGGTGGGCAGGAAGATCATCGAACCGATGAACAGCCCCAGCGTGATGTAGATGTTGCGCAGGTTCGACCGGTAGGCGTAGACCGCCACGAAGACCAGCGAGAGGAGCGTCACGATCAGCAGCGAGTGGTAGATGTCCAGCCTCCCCGGGGCGACGAGCGCCGCCGTCAGGCAGAGCAGGATCGCCGCCAGCGCCAGCGCCGCCAGAAAGACGATCCGCGAACGCCACATTCCGTTCATCATCGCCTCCGAGAAGGTGCAGACCAGAATCAGCGTGACGAGCAGGGTCATCGGCGAAAGCAGGAACGAGAAGATGAACAGCGCGGCGATCAGCAGGACCGGGATGCAGAGCCACTTGTTCAGCCCCTCGCGGTAGAGCACGAAGAGGAACGACCCCAGCACGATGCCCGAGCCGGTATCGTTTTGCAGGATGATGATGAACAGCGGGATGCAGATCACCATGCCCACGCGGAACAGGTCCCCGGCGCGGTTGATCGAGAAAGAGTATTCGCTCATCACGCGGGCCAGGGCCAGGGCCGTGGCGATCTTGACGAACTCCGCGGGCTGCACGCGGAACGAACCGAACTCGAACCACGCCTTGGCGCCGTTGACCTCGCGGCCGAACAGCAGCGCAGCCAACAGCAACACGATACCCATCAGGTAGGCCGGGTAGGCGAACATGTGGTAGAAGCGTTCGTCGAGCAGCAGCACGACGAGCGCCGTGATCCACGCCATGCCGATCCACAGCAGCTGCTTCATATAGAAGTGCGAAAACGAGAAGAGTTCGGCCGATCCCTCGTCGAACGACGCCGAAGTGATCGAGAGCCACCCCGCCAGCACGATCAGCACGTACAGCAGGACGGTCCAGAGGTCCACTCCGTAGAAGATGCCGCTATGCCGGTTACTTGTCATAGGCCGGGTAATAGATGTTCAGGTTCTTGACATATTCGAGCATGGCCGGCCGACGGATCGTGTCCGTCAGGTAATACTCCTCCAGCAGGCTGGCGATCGGCAGGGCCGCGGAGGCGCCGAAACCACCGTTCTCGACGTAGACCGAGATGGCGATCTTCGGGTTGTCCTTCGGGGCGAACGACAGGAAAGTCGAATGGTCGCGGCCGCGCGGATTCTCGGCCGTGCCGGTCTTGCCGCAGACATCCCATCCGTCGAGCCGCGCGAGCGTCGAGGTGCCCCCGACGTTCACGCCCCGCCACATGCCCTCGACGATCGGTTCGAAGTGCTTCGGATCGACCTTCGTATAGTGGCGCTCGTAGAACCGGGCGTCGAGCGAATCGCGCCCCTCGATCTTCTTCACGATGTGCGGAATGTAGTAGTAACCGCGGTTGGCGACGATGGCCGCGAGGTTGGCCAGCTGCAACGGCGTGCAGCCCAGCGCGTCCTGCCCGATCGAGAGCGACAGCACCGTGAGCGAGTTCCACGAACCCCGGTACTGGCGGTCGTAGAAAGCCCGGTCGGGAACGTAGCCGTTGCGCTCGTCGAGGAAGTCCGAACCCAGCTTGCGGCCGAATCCGAAGCTCTCGACATAGGATTTCCAAACGTCGTACCCCTCCTTCACGCTCTCGTATCTGGGATTGTCGAGGATGTCGCGGAAGACGTAGCAGAAGTAGGCGTTGCACGAGGTGGCCACCGCGAAGCGCAGGTCCAGCGGCGAGGCGTGGGAGTGGCAGGCCATTTTCAGACGCCCGGCCTGATAGCCCATGTGGCAGGAGTGGAGGTCCGAAGGGCGCAGCACCCCTTCCTGCAAACCGATCAGCCCCTGCACCAGCTTGAAGGTCGATCCCGGCGGATAAGCCGCCCGCACCGCCCGGTTGAACAGCGGCTGACGCTTGTTGCGGAGCATCTCCATATAGTTGTTGCCGCGGTCGCGCCCCACCAGTTGGTCGGGATCGTAGGTCGGCGAGGAGACCATCATCAGAATTTCGCCCGTCGAAGGCTCGATGGCCACCGCGGCCCCCACCTTGCCGCGCATCAGCTCCTCGCCCAACAGTTGCAGGCGCGCGTCGATGGTGCTCACGAGGTAGCGGCCCGGATCGGGCAGCGAGTCGTAGCGGCCGTTCATGTAGGAGCCCTTGATGGCCCCGTGGGTGTCGATCTCCTGGATCTTGACGCCCTTGCGGCCCCGAAGCTCCGGCTCGTAGGCCGACTCCACGCCGCCCATGCCCACGTAATCGCCGATCTTGTAATCCGGATGGCGTTTCAGGTAGTCGGCGTTCACCTCGCTGACGTACCCCAGCAAGTTGCCGCCCACCTCGCGGGGATACTGCCGCACGGTGCGGTAGACGGCGTAGAATCCCCGGAAGTTGCACTCGT of the Alistipes senegalensis JC50 genome contains:
- a CDS encoding phosphatase PAP2 family protein, with amino-acid sequence MFKRFAVVCLFSFASLGAWAQLPDSVDLSAGGEFRRRIDRHTSTKAYRMLFIGTPLIVGGVVMQAYDSDFRRLRNGYSRSFHHDYDDYLQYAPAGVMVGMKAFGVKGRSSWGRMLVSDAFSAGLMAIGVNSLKYSCRVMRPDGSSRNSFPSGHTATAFMTATMLHKEYGHRSPWYSIGGYTVATVTGVTRQLNNRHWMSDIMVGAGIGILATELGYFLADLIFKDKGLLVSETYSVYDRYRRPSFLGFGLGLTTVPGTYDPYPGMRVQLLAGPSVQIQGAWFASPYWGFGGRMSCANLRVKVNGVAQNDDLECASVYAGPYFSYPFSMRWLVGAKLLAGCEIYKSCDTDIRCLEGRSGFSFGTGLSTTYLASQNLGVRFSTDYDVAPPLTGASRQRIHRLTFGIGISAAF
- a CDS encoding calcium-translocating P-type ATPase, PMCA-type, which gives rise to MISFDPRGLSPQEVAESRRRHGDNVITPPKDDSVWRLLLEKFRDPIIRILLLAAVLSLAIGFIHKDFTESVGIICAIILATCVGFWFEWDAQRRFRRLNQVNDDIPVKVMREGTIREIPRREVVAGDVVYIEGGETIPADGELVEAVSLKINESTLTGEPEVDKTVSEADFDPDATYPSNAVLRGTTVADGYGVMVVTAVGDATEAGRVTEQATVQSEEQTPLDRQLTRLSRLIGRLGILLSALIFCVMLAKAIFVGGLLDGDWLTISQHVLQIFMVSVAIIVMAVPEGLPMSITLSLAMSMRRMLKTNNLVRKMHACETMGAVTVICTDKTGTLTQNRMHVQELVRYDALPERDFAEVVALNTTAFLDAEGHIIGNPTEGALLEWMRSRGTDYEPLRAEAKIVDRLTFSTERKYMATIIESAVSGRRILCVKGAPEIVRTMCLPDGKDAQVAEQLLGFQSRAMRTLAVAWAETASDDCLEAVGAGGLHFAAVAAISDPVREDVPAAVARCLGAGIGIKIVTGDTPATAREIARQIGLWNDAEDGDRNHITGTDFAALSDEELLERVQELKIMSRARPLDKQRLVRLLQQRGEVVAVTGDGTNDAPALNFANVGLSMGSGTSVAKDASDITLLDDSFASIATAVMWGRSLYRNIQRFVLFQLTINFAAIVICFVGAVFGTEMPLTVVQILWVNIIMDTFAAMAMASLPPSAEVMRDKPRPRDEFIITRAMARTIFTCGMVMVAVLLGMLFWWTVSEGGLSVEQLTLFFSTFVFLQFWNMFNAKGFETRHSVFTCLKGCREFFLILAAIGIGQVLIVEFGGEVFRTVPLTGREWASVIGFTSLLAVGGEAVRAIRRKRQ
- the rodA gene encoding rod shape-determining protein RodA; this encodes MTSNRHSGIFYGVDLWTVLLYVLIVLAGWLSITSASFDEGSAELFSFSHFYMKQLLWIGMAWITALVVLLLDERFYHMFAYPAYLMGIVLLLAALLFGREVNGAKAWFEFGSFRVQPAEFVKIATALALARVMSEYSFSINRAGDLFRVGMVICIPLFIIILQNDTGSGIVLGSFLFVLYREGLNKWLCIPVLLIAALFIFSFLLSPMTLLVTLILVCTFSEAMMNGMWRSRIVFLAALALAAILLCLTAALVAPGRLDIYHSLLIVTLLSLVFVAVYAYRSNLRNIYITLGLFIGSMIFLPTTDYIFNSILKQHQRDRILSFLGIISDPLGSDYNVNQAKIAIGSGNFWGKGFLEGTQIKYGFVPERHTDFIFCTVGEEWGFLGAVVVLSLLCILILRLMRMGERQQEPFGRIYCYCVAAILLFHVLVNVGMTIGLMPVMGIPLPFMSYGGSSLIAFTILLFIAVRLDASTRQFSLTKF
- a CDS encoding peptidoglycan D,D-transpeptidase FtsI family protein, yielding MRDSDGFGRMRTLQVVVLLVFALIIGRLAYIQLIDSRYGDLARANVLRHVVQYPPRGEVFDRNGEYLVQSRECYDLMVISSEIDKRGFDTARLCEVLNLPRVKLERELANARMRPRAPRLVMSYISKEDKLRFDECNFRGFYAVYRTVRQYPREVGGNLLGYVSEVNADYLKRHPDYKIGDYVGMGGVESAYEPELRGRKGVKIQEIDTHGAIKGSYMNGRYDSLPDPGRYLVSTIDARLQLLGEELMRGKVGAAVAIEPSTGEILMMVSSPTYDPDQLVGRDRGNNYMEMLRNKRQPLFNRAVRAAYPPGSTFKLVQGLIGLQEGVLRPSDLHSCHMGYQAGRLKMACHSHASPLDLRFAVATSCNAYFCYVFRDILDNPRYESVKEGYDVWKSYVESFGFGRKLGSDFLDERNGYVPDRAFYDRQYRGSWNSLTVLSLSIGQDALGCTPLQLANLAAIVANRGYYYIPHIVKKIEGRDSLDARFYERHYTKVDPKHFEPIVEGMWRGVNVGGTSTLARLDGWDVCGKTGTAENPRGRDHSTFLSFAPKDNPKIAISVYVENGGFGASAALPIASLLEEYYLTDTIRRPAMLEYVKNLNIYYPAYDK